Genomic window (Granulicella arctica):
GGGCTTTCGTCGTGACGTGACGAGCGGATGGATTGGTTTGATCGCCGGTGAACGGGTTAGCTGCAGGAATTTGCGAATTCCTTTATGCTCGATATACCACTGACATTCAGACCAATCTCACTATCTCCAAGCGTCACGACGAGGACCTTATGAGAGAGCTTGAGTTTTTCGAGACTCACACCATGTTTTCCGACAGCCGTTCGGAAGCGGGAGGTTCCGCTACCTACCTGCGAGCGCTTCTTGAAAACAGCCCGATCGCTATCGTCGTGCTCGACGCCCATCATCGGTACACGATGTGTAATCCAGCGTTTGAACGACTGTTCCAATACTCCCCAAAGGAGTTGGCGACTGCAAACCTGGACGAGTTGATCGCTGGGCCTGAGATGGTTGACGAGGCGCGGAGGCTTAGCCAGCAAACGCTCCAAGGGCGTCATGTGCATACCGTTACCCAGCGTCGGCGCCGTGACGCGATGATGGTCGATGTGGAGATCTACGGGATTCCTCTGATCGTCGACGAGGAACTAGTTGGAGTCTACGGGCTTTACCAGGATGTCACGGATCGCAACAAAGCGCAGACCGCCTTTCGCCAGATTTCGGATCGGCTTGAAAATCTTCAGCAGATGGAACGGCGACGGTTAGCACGTGATCTCCACGATTCAACATCTCAGGAGTTGGCAGTGTTGAACTGGAATCTTACGAGGCTGATGAATCTCGTCGGCGATCGTGACGACATGTTGAAGACGCTGGTGCAGGAGACGAAGGAGATCGCCTATCAGTGTTCGACGAAGATCCGGAGCGCCTCGTATCTGCTCCATCCGCCTCTCTTGGGAGAGGGCGGACTTACGGTGGCGGTATCGTGGTTGGCGGAAGGCTTCGAAGAGCGTAGCGGGATCCGCGTGACGCTGGTGATGAGCGCAGATCTCGGAAGATTTCAGGATGAAGTGGAGATTGCTATCTTCCGTATCGTGCAGGAGAGCCTTGCGAACGTATTGCGGCATTCGGGAAGCCCGGTGGTGAATGTCTTGCTTCAACGCAAGGAGGAGTGGTTGGAGTTGCGCGTGACCGACCAGGGGCGGGGGCATATGCGTGAGGTACTGTTGCAAGCGCGAGACAGCAGGAGCGGAGTGGGCATAAGCGGAATGCGTGAGCGTGCGGAGCAGCTTGGCGGATGCCTTCAGATCTCGCATAGCGATGAGGGAACAACGATCGTCGCGTCGATTCCAACGCAGGCTGGCCGTCATGCCTGAACTGAATGTGCTGATCGCTGATGATCATGAACTGATTCGCCGTGGGGTGCGCGATCTGCTCGCGATGCGGACCCACTGGCGTGTCGTAGGGGAAGCATGCGATGGTGTAGAGGCGGTCGAAAAGGCGGTACGTCTCAGGCCCGACATCGCCATCCTGGATTTTTCGATGCCAAGAATGAACGGGCCGGATGCCGCTGCGATCATCGCGAAGCAGGTGCCCGAGATGGGCGTTATCGTGCTTACGATGCATGACTCTGAGGATGTAATTCGACAGGTTCTGAGGGCGGGAGCCCATGGAATGGTGTTGAAGAGTGACGCGGACCGAAACCTGCTGAGCGCCGTAGAGGCGGTGGCGGCAAAACGGCACTTCTTCACCTCGCGGGTGTCCGAGATGCTGCTCAGCGAGTACATGAAGGCAACGACTGTTCCGGAGTCGAAGAGGGGAGCCCATGCTGCTCCCCTCACACCGCGAGAGCGAGAGGTTTTACGATTACTCGCGGATGGTATGACGAGCAAAGAGGTAGCTGCAAAATTAGCGATTAGTACGCGGACGGTTGAGTCGCATCGTGTCAACATCAATCGTAAACTTGGGTTCGCCTCGATTGCGGACCTGGTTCGATATGCAATCCGGAACGGTATCATTGATCAGAATTAAAAGTGGCGAGTAGCCGCGCTATTGCCACGGCTACCTGCGCGATTTATGAGATTGGAACGTAGATGCAGTACCCGCGCGGTGGAGCGGGAAATTCAGCATTTCCCTCTGCGTCGGTTGTGCGCTCATCGGGATGAGCTTCGTCGTGACCATCCCAGGCTACAGGTTTGAATCTCTGGTTCGCCCACTTGGTTTTGACCGAGGTGCCGGACCAGCTATCGCCCAGATTATTCAAAACATAGACGAGACCGGGTTGATCATTGTTCTCATCCTTCCAGCCGACGCGCTGCATGATGTAGAGGTCGGGGTCGCAGTGAAGAATGTTCGAGTCCCCGCCCGCGTTGGCGTGGTGAACCTGGATAAGGGCATCGATTCCATTGGGCGTAAGAGGACGAGCCAGCCCGTTGTTGTAGTAGTCGAACCAGAAGATGCTCGGATAGCCCTCGTGAACCAGAATGAAAGAGTACGCCATGAGCTTGTCGTTGACGATCATGTCGGCACCCATGTCGTGATTATCGACAAACGTGGCGGCGTGTAGCGGGCGTTTCATCAGCACCGACTCGCCATACGTGAGATTGCGCAGATCGTAGCTCGGCTCATCACAAACTTTCTTCAGTTGATAGCGGAGAGGGAAGTCGAAGGCGGCGATCTGGTTATCGGTATAGCTGTTGACCTTTTCGATCCACTCGTCGATGTCTTCCTGACCCGACCAGTACTCACCTACGACCCAGGGCTGAAATTCTGCGCCGTTTTTGACATACCGGTATTTTGAGAGGATCCCGATCATCCATGCGCCAAAGCCTTTGACGAAGTCGAAGCGAAATCCGTCGAATCCAAGCTCTTCTATAAGGAAGCGGGCATAGTTGAAGAGTTCTGTGTAAACGACGGGGTTTCGATGGCAGAGGTGAGGGAAGCCGGCGAAATTCTCGCCATCGATCATGACCTGTTCATAGCGGCTGGGGTGAAAACAGTTCCAGTCCCTTGGAAATCGGCCACTTTTGGGGTTGAATTTGGTCCATCGCTTCTCGCCATCGAGGGGGTTGATTTCTTCTTCATCGGCCCCTGAATTGTGGTTGATGACCATATCCGCATAAAGGCCCATGCCATTATCGTGCGCTTTCTTGATGAGGGAACGAAGCTCCTCGGAGTTGCCGTACCAGGTCTTGACGCCACCCTTCTGATCGAGGTCGCCGAGATCGAAGTAGTCGTAGGGATCGTAGCCCATCGAGGTGTTGCTGGCAGCCTTGGAGACCGGCGGAAGCCATAGCGCGTCGAAGCCTGCCTTACCTAGATCCGGGACCTTTTCGGCAATAAAATTCCACCATTCGTGCTCTTTATTGTCGAGCTTTGGAGCGTCCCAGTAGAACGCCTGCATCATGACTGCCATGCTGTATCTCTCTTTTGTATGAAGTATGAACGCACGGGGCCGCTCACAGTTCAACATCTGAGAGTCAGACGGCGAAGTGACAAACGACCCTAAACGCTAGGTTCTTCGATGCTCTGCGAGCTTTTCTGGTTGGAGGGCGATCGTCGTCTTTCTCCATCCGGAGTGTTGCACTACGATCAATGGTGCATGGGTACTCTATGAATCGGCGGCAGGGGATCGGTCTTGCGCTCTTCTGCCTGATCGGCGGAAGTGGCTGGCTCCTGGACAATGCGCTGCCGCCTGCGTTGCCAATTTTTGAGCGGACCAGCCTGCATTACTTCGTCGTCAGCCTGATTGTTGTTGCTATGCTGATTGCTCGAAGAACGCCGGTACAGATGCAGACGTTTGCGGCTTTGCGCCTAGCGCTGGCAGGCTTTTTGCTGTTGGGTTTGCCAGAGTTGCTAAATGAGGTGGCTCACGCGACGACTGCAGAGACTCAGGTAGCGCTCTTTGCTCTCGTCCCATTGTTTGTAATCGTTTTGGCTGCTTCGCTCCACCGGGATGCGACGGGCTCCACACGAGGCCGGGCGCTTATGATGCCTGCGCTGATAGGGTTTTCTGGGGCGTTGCTCGTGCTTCCATTTCGATTTCCGTCAGCAAATGCTGGGATCTTCTCGTTTAGCCTTGTCTTCTTTGCTGTTCTCTCCACTGCCTTTGGAAGCGTTCGGATCGCAACTCTTCTTCGCGAATGTCCTGTCCTTTTCGCGACCGCAATCGTGTGCGGGATCAATGCCCTTGCGTTTGGGCTGATTGCTCTAGGACAGGGAATCGTGGTTCCGGCTGCAGGCGAACTGCTCGCGGAGCTTCTTCGTTCTGTATTCTTTGATCTGCCGCTTTTATTGCTGCTGCTGTGGCTCCTTCGGGAACTTCCCCCCGTAAGACTGGCTACGCGATTTCTGCTCATTCCACTTCTCTCCGCGATCGAGGCATCTGCCGTTCTTAGGTCGCCGGTCGATCTTCGAATGGGGGCGGGTATGCTGCTGATGGCTACCGGGAGCACAATCATTCTGTTTTGGCGAGGGGCTGCAGAAGAGGATAGGGCGACGATCCTCGGACTTAACTGATGATCGACCGCCGGTGATTTTCAGGGAAGACGCGCACATTTCAAGAGGACAGCGCAGTACACTTGGCGTACATGGCAGCTTCGATGTACATCGTCGTGGAAGGTGAAGATCCCGGGTACGATACCTTCGTCAACGGCCGGTCGCTGGCTCGGAACGAAGATGCGCTCGAGAGATTGGCGCTACGCCTGGGTGTTCGGCCATTGATCGAGTTTTTCTCGGCTGATGAAAACTCGATGTCTCTCCTCATTGAGGAGGGTGCAGGAAATCCTGACTTGATGAAGCGATTGCCGCCACCGCAGTGGTATTCGGCGGGTGATGGGCTTGCAACGATTGAGGCGCTGCTCCAGGCACTCCGGGACGAGCCACAGCAGCTAGGAACCGAGGGTGCCCAGATAGTCTCAGAGCTGGATGAATATGCCCAGGTGCTGCGAAAGACGGAGCAAACGGGCCTTCGTTGGCATCTTGCGGTGAGTTGGCGCTAGATCTATTCGAGAGTTTCATCCCGCTCGTAGAACGTCTCGATATCGGCTGGGGCCGCCTGAATGTCGAAGCTCGTGAAGAGGTCTGCAATGCGCTCGTTCGAAAAGCCCCGTTCGCGCAAGATTCGAATCTCTGCGCTCAGCAGAATGATGGCCTGTTCAAGCAAGTAGGGGTGCTCATCGGAGACCTCGATCGGCTTCTCAGGTGAACCTGCTGCGTCCTGTAGATCGCGTGCGGCGGTGATGATCTGCGCTGCAGAGTAGGTCTGTTCTTCGTTCGCCATGAAAAGCTCCTGTACCTGTGATGCGTCTAGTGGCGGGTTTCGCCTGCGGCTGCCGAGGGCTTGCTGGTCTGATCGCCTTCGCCGAGCTTGCGGTGAAATAAGTCGAAGACCAGGCTGTGCAGGCTGTGAGCGAGTTCAGGATCGTAGCGGAGACCCTCGTCGCGCATAAAGGCGTGGGCGCCGTTAACCTCATGCCAGCTAAAGCGGGCGTTGAGTTCATTGAGCCGCGTGAGCACCTTCATCCGGCCCTCCGTTGGGATGTGGGGGTCTTGTCGGCCCCAGATCATGAGGAGCTCTCCGGCGATGTCGGCAGCGCGAGCGAGCGAGTCGTCACCTCCTTTGCCAAGCGAACCTTTGTAGATGTCGGTTGCATAGAAGGCTGCAGTGGCAATGACGTCGGCGTTCATAGCTGCACGGAATGCCAGGTGGCCTCCGATGCAGATGCCAAGCGCTCCGAGTTTGCCGGTGCAATCGGAGCGGCTCGCGAGATGGTCGAGAACAGCGCGTCCATCAGCGTCGTATGCGGCCACTTCTTTGGAGAATTTGAGTTCATTGCCACGATCGGAGCCTGCCTGGTCATAGGCCAGAATCGTGCCGGCAGGTTCGAACTCATGGTAGATCTCCGGCATAGCGACGATATAGCCGTGACCTGCAAGCATGGCCGCGGTGCGACGAATCGGCGCCGTGATCTGGAAGATCTCTGAGTAGAAGATGATGCCCGGGTAGCGGCCAGGTGCTGCGGGACGTACGATGTGAGTCCGCATCGGACCTGTCGGTGTGTCCAGCGTTACAAATTCGTCGTTGATGATGATCATGTCGCCCTCGGCGCGGTGAACGTAGCTCTACGCGCGTTGTGTCCATCATAGCGGGTCAGTGTCGCAGGCGTTCTGTCAGCGAAGCGTACGATTGAAGCGAACGGTACGGAGGCATGTTGTCCCGGTTCTCTCGTTGGTTCCTTCTTTTGCTTAGTGTTACGTTGATCAGTGTTGCTGCGACGGCGCAGTTGATGGATGCTAATAAGCCTTTGGGTGCTGCTGCGCAGGGAGAACTGCCGCAATACCTGAAAGATGCCGGGGTAGAGCAGCGTCTCAATCAGCCATTGCCTCTGGCGACTGGCTTCGCTGATGAGGCAGGAACCCCGGTGACACTGGGAAGCCTGCTTCATGGTCGACCGATTGCGCTGGCGCTCGTCTACTTCAAGTGCAAGATGCTCTGTCCGCAGGTTCTGCATGGGATGGAAGCTGGGCTTAATGCGAGTGGCTTTGCTGCAGGCAAAGACTTCGATGTCGTCGTAGCCAGCATTGATCCAACCGATACGCCCGCAGATGCGCGAGCCGCGAAACTCGAATTTCTGAGTGGGACGGCGCTGGCTGGACCTGAGGCAGCATCAGGTGTTCATTTTCTTACTGGGCAAGCGGCTTCCATCGCGGCGCTGAGTGCGGCGACGGGCTTCCATTACGTGCGGGTGCCGGGGCCGGATGGGAAGCTTGACCAGTTCGCGCATTCAAGTGTGGTCATGTTTGCAACGCCCGATGGGCGGCTTTCTGAGTACCTGTCGGGTATCGACTATCCGGCACGTGATGTCCGGCTGGCGCTGGTAAACGCCTCGGGTCGAAAGATCGCAACGATGAAGGATCTTGTGCTTTTGTATTGCTGCAATTATGTTCCTTCTGCCGGACGGTACACGGTCGCGGTGCTCAGAATCTTGTCGTTTGCCGGAATGCTGATGCTCGTCGGAATGCTGGTAGGCTTCTACTTCCTTGCGCGGAGTAGTCGCGAAACTGATAGCGGTGCCGCTGCTTAGACGAACGGTTCAAGGTGAGGGTAGAAACTTGGAGCGTGGAAAGCCGAACAGTCGCAAGCGGAGGCAGTAGTTTGCCTCAGCGCTATAGAAGGCTAGTCTCTTCGCCAAGTCGTACTCAGGTGGCCATCGGGCGGCGCGATCGTGCCACTTGAATTGGAGTGCGGGCTGTTCGCGGTCGAAGGCTTGCATGATGAGGGACGCGCGCGGAAGATGACTGGGCGAGCTAATGATCTCAGCCGAGGACCAGCCATGCTGATGCATGATTACAGCGGAGTAGAAGATGTTCTGAATCGTGTTGGCCGCGCGCGGTTCTTCGATAATCGCTGCGTTGGGAACACCTTGACTCCGAGCGAAGGTAGCCATCACGTGTGCTTCGGTGAAGGAGTTGTGGGCGGCTCCTCCGGTCATGATGAGCGTCGGAGCGATGCCTGCACGATACTCGCGGATGCCTTCAAGAACGCGCTCGCGCTGCTCGGGTGAAGGCTTGCCTTCGGGTGTGGCGGGGGAGCCAAGGACTATCAGCGTATCGAAGCGCTGCTGCGAGGTATCGCCGGTGGGAATGGATCGATAACTGACGATCGCACCGGCCACGAGCAGGATAAGTAGCGCGAGGGCTGCAAGGATCAGGCTGCGGACAGGGTGTCTCACCAGCTCAGATTATCAGGCAGAGCAGCGGTCATTAGGTCAACGACCGCTGCTCATTTGTCCTAGCGACGGCGACCTTCGCTTCGCTGCACTTCGTGATGCTCGATACGCTGTCCTTCGGGACGAGCATACGGTCTGGCGTAGGGATGGACGTATGCGCCGCGATTAACCCAGGTGCGCCCCCACGGACGGCGGTCGATGAGAATAGCGTGATTCGACCATCCAAAGCCTGCTCCGAACCAGCCGTAACGGCCGAAGGTGGTTCCGATGGTGATTGCGGGCCCGAAGCGGATCGCACCACCAACGAAGAAGCCAGGTCGCGGGGCGTAGAAGACGAGACGCGGGTCGTAGATGGGAACGTAGAGGAGTGTGGGATTGAGCGGCTGAATCTCCACATAGCCTCCATCATCTACTACGTTGTCGTACTGGTTCGACTCCAGATAGCCATAGCCTCGCGCATGCTGGCGCTGGCGTTGTACGGCGTCCATCACATCCTGCCGCTGGGCGAGTACAGCGTTACCAAGTTGGGTCACCCAACCAGGGTCCTGGGCCATCATGTCGAGCACGGATGGAAAAGGTAGCAGGGCGAGAACGCTCGGATCAAAGGACAAGTTGTCGGCCTGGATCGCCTGACCGAGTTGATCGCCTGTTAGGTTGCCGTGTTGGTCAGCCCATCCCGCTGCATCGGCGATCTCATTGCCGTAGGTCGAGGCGGTAAGGGTTTGAGCGAGCAGCGGGTCGGGGTAGAGGGCAATGCGAGATACCAGTTGATCGAGCTGCTGAGGCGGAATCGGCGGTGGAGGCGGCCCCTGCTGATCCTGCGGTTGAGCGTACTGACCCTGTGGCGGGTACTGCCCTTGCTGGGGAGACTGGCCCTGCTGAGGGTCTTGGCCCTGTTGAGCCGGATACTGCTGCTGATATTGCGGTTGCGGCTGCTGCCCGTCGGGCGGAGTTGGCGGCTGCCGAACGATCGGAGCCTGCGCGAAGGCCGCGGCCGCAAAGCCGCCAAACGTGATGGTGTATAGGACTCGGCGAATAGTCTTCATAGATCCCCTGTGATGCGGTAAGGCTCCTTCCGGAACTCTGCACGTCCCGCATCCATAGAAGTAGACGTGGAATCGCCCAGGAAGTTGTGGTGCGCGTTGCCCTGTGACGATCTCGTGACATTACGAGAAGAGGAACTCCTTTGTGCGTAGCTCCCGCACTGTGTCCCGCAACTTGGCTGCCTTTTCAAATTCAAACTTCTTGGCTGCTTCGCGCATGTCGGATTCGAGCTTCGTGATGAAGGTGTCCAGCTCCTGCTGGGTGGCGAAGTCGGGAACGCCTTCTGCGTCGTCGGTCAGGTCGGCGTAATCCGCCTTGAGGATTCCGGCCAGTCCCATCTCGAGTGGCCTGATGATCGACATGGGCGTGATGCCATGTTCCTCGTTATAAGCGACCTGCTTCTCACGACGGCGATCGGTCTCATTGATGGCACGCTGCATAGAGTCCGTCATCTTGTCGGCGTAGAGGATGGCACGGCCTTCGAGATGACGCGCAGCTCGCCCGATGGTCTGGATGAGAGAGCCCTGCGATCGCAGGAAACCTTCCTTGTCGGCGTCGAGGATGGCGACAAGCGAGACCTCGGGCAGGTCGAGGCCTTCCCGGAGCAAGTTGATGCCGATCAGTACGTCGTACTCGCCTTTACGCAGGTCGCGAAGCAGCTTGATGCGCTCGAGAGTTTCTATCTCGGAGTGCATGTAGCGACAGCGGACGCCAACTTCGGTGTAGTAGTTGGCCAGGTCCTCCGACATGCGCTTAGTGAGGGTTGTTACAAGAACACGCTGATCTTTACTGACACGATCACGAATTTCTGCGAGTAGGTCGTCTATTTGTCCCTTGACCGGGCGAATTTCGACTACCGGGTCGATAAGCCCTGTCGGTCGAATGATTTGTTCCACTACAACACCGGCTGCCTTTGTGAGTTCGTATGGTCCCGGAGTTGCAGAGACGTAGACGATCTGACCGGTGCGACCTTCGAACTCGTCGAATTTGAGGGGACGGTTGTCCATGGCGCTTGGCAGGCGAAAGCCATAATCGACGAGGTTCTGCTTGCGGCTGCGGTCGCCGTGCCACATGCCGTGAAGCTGTGGGACGGTCACGTGCGATTCATCGATAAAGAGGAGGTAATCACGCGGAAAGTAGTCAAGGAGCGTCGGCGGTGGCTCGCCGGGAAGCCGTCCGGAGAAGTGACGTGAATAGTTCTCGATGCCATGGCAGTAACCGACGGACTTGATCATTTCAAGGTCGAATCGGGTGCGTTGGTGAATGCGCTGCGACTCGACGAGCCGACCTTGCGACTCGAGTTCCTTTTCCCACCACTCCATCTCGGCGAGGATGGAATCACTTGCTGCTTTTTTGCGCTCGGGCTGCACGACATAGTGGGACTTCGGGTAGATCGGTAGCCGCGAGTATTTCTGCTTTACGGTGCCGAAGAGTGGATCGATCTGTGAGAGAGTGTCGATTTCGTCGCCAAACAGCTCGATGCGATAGGCATTTTCGTCATAGGTTGGGTAGACCTCAATGATGTCGCCTCGAACGCGAAAGGTGCCGCGCCGGAAGTCAACATCGTTGCGCTCGTAGAGGATCTCGACGAGGCGGCGCGTGATGTCCTCGCGCTTGATCTTTTGACCCTTCTCAAGCAGCAACAACATGCCGTAGTAAGCCTCCGGCGAACCGAGACCATAGATGCAGCTTACCGAGGAGACGATGATGGCGTCGCGGCGCTCGAAGAGGGTGCGGGTTGCTGAGAGGCGAAGTTTATCCAACTCCTCATTGATGGTGGCCTCTTTTTCAATGAAGAGGTCGCCTGAGGGGATGTAGGCTTCCGGCTGGTAGTAGTCGTAATAAGAGACGAAGTATTCGACGGCGTTGTTTGGGAAGAAGGTCTTGAATTCGTGGTACAGCTGCGCTGCAAGGGTCTTATTGTGCGCGAGAATCAGCGCGGGGCGGTTCAACTCGGCGATTACCTTGGCCATGGTGAAGGTCTTGCCGGAGCCGGTGACGCCAAGGAGAACCTGGTCCTTCTCGCCGGCGTTGAGACCGGAGCAGAGTTCTGCAATTGCGCGGGGCTGGTCGCCCTGCGGTTTGTACGTTGTGGAGAGCTGGAAGTCCATCCCTATAGGATAAGGCTACGGAGGGTTTCGATGGTAGAACTTTGGCTGATTCGACACGGTGAAACAGAGTGGAGTTTGAGTGGAGCACATACGAGTCGTACCGACATTCCCCTTACCGATCACGGACGGCTGCGTGCTGCGGAGCTGAAGCAGTATTTGGCGGGGAAGGAATTTTCCGCCGTGTTGACGAGCCCAATGCAGCGGGCACGCGAGACCTGCTCGATTGCCGGTTACGGCGAGGTCGCGGTGATCGATGAAGGCTTGCGAGAGTGGGATTACGGTATTTATGAGGGAAAAACAACCAAGGAGATCCGTGTCGACCGTCCGGATTGGTCGGTTTGGAAAGACGAGATCATTGGCGGGGAGACCGTCGAGCAGGTTGGTGAGCGCGCTGACGGAGTGATCTCGCGTGCGATCGCCGCGATTCCGCCGGATGCTGAAGGTGCGGTTGCGCTGTTTGCTCATGCTCATATTCTCCGTATTCTTGCGGCTCGCTGGATCGGCCTTACGGCTGAGGGTGGAAGCTTATTTGGCCTTGGCACAGGATCGGTCAGCGTTCTTGGCTACGAACGAGAGACGCGGGTTGTCAGCCACTGGAATCGTGGATTCGAAGGGTAACTGGAAATAATGCTCCTGAAATTGTCATTTGTTTGTCTCGTCTTCGTAGGTCTTGCACAGGCACAAGTGCGAGTACATGGTCATGTCGTTGATGCTTCCGGGAGATCGGTTTCGGGAGCAACAGTGGAGACGACTGATCATCGCGTCTCGACTGTCGCCGATGGAATGGGTGCTTTCGCGCTCGACTTGAACGGTGCGGGGACTGCGGTACTGCACGCATACGGCCAAGAAATGAACTCGGCAAGTGTAACGGTCGCGGTGTCAGATGGAACCGAGGTGCAGTTGGTGCTATCACCTTCTTCGCTGATGCAGGATGCAACCGTTACGGCTACGCGGAGTGGCGTTGAGATGGGACCTGCTGCGGTGACGCAGAGTTCTCTGAGTAGTGAGAAGCTCACGAAATATCCTGCGCTTACGCTGGATGAATCGCTGCGACAGCATGCTGGTTTCGAGCTGTTCCGCCGTTCGAGCGGCTGGATCCAGAATCCTACGAGTCAGGGTGTTTCGCTTCGCGGGCTTGGTTCTACGGCGGTGAGTCGAACGTTGATCCTGGCGAACTCTGCTCCGCTCAATGATCCGTTTGGTGGATGGATTCATTGGAACGAGCTTCCTCCCGCAACGATCGAGGCGGTGACGATTACGAGCGGTGGCGGCTCGGATCTGTATGGTTCGAGTGCGCTTGGCGGTGTGATCGACATCGCTGCAGCGCATCCGCAGGAACCGCGTGCGGATGTCAGTATCGCGTCGGCAGGTGAAGATACGCGGACTGCGAATGGCCGCGGCGATCTTCAACAGGGAAAGTGGCATGAACTGGCTGCCGGTGAGGACTTCCGAACTGCAGGCTACATTCTCACGGCGCCTGCGGTTCGAGGTCCTGTTGATGTTCCAGCGAACGTGCACTTCGAGAACGGTCGCGTTGAGGTCGACCGCACGCTTGGTCTAACAGGGCGAGCGTTTGTGACCGGCAACCTGCTGAACGAAGCGCGGGGCAATGGAACTCCTGTTACGACAAATGGAACACGTTTATGGCGTTATCTTGCCGGTGATGATTGGAGCTCGGGAACGCGCGCGAGCGGTCGTGCAAGGCTGTTTGGCAGCGATGAAGCCTATCGGCAACGCTTCTCGTCTCTTGGTGCCGGGCGACGAGCAGAGACACTGACACGCGTACAGAAGAACGAGACGCAGGAGCTTGGTGCTTCGACCGATGCATCGTTCCATCTTGCCCATATTGCATTCGTCGGTGGTGCGGATGTTCGTGATATCCGCGCTGGCAATCGCGAGAAACCGGCTACAGCGTTGCAGGTTACAACATCGCGACAACGCTTTATCGGCGGATTTGGCGAGGTAATTGCCGAGCATGGTCGATGGTCAGGCGCTGCTTCGATTCGGGTCGATTCGGCTTCAAACCTCGACACGACGATGTTTACGGGGCCAGTCGCAACGGTCATTCCGAACCGGAATGAGATTGTGAGCAGTCCGCGTGTTGGCGTGGTTCGGCAGCTTTCGCGGCAGGTATCGCTGCATGGTTCAGGCTTCCGCGCGTTTCGAACACCGACGATGAACGAGCTTTATCGGACTGGTCAGGTTGGCCAGGAGACGACGCAGGCCAATCCGAAGCTGGTGTCGGAGCGAGCCACTGGCGCTGAAGGCGGTGTCACTGTTGCGCTGCCGCGTGTTGCAGTGCGAGCGACTTACTTCTGGACTGAGATCAATCGACCGGTTGCTGCGGTGGTGATCAGCAGTACAGCGACGTCGATCCTCGAGATGCGGCAGAACCTTGGACAGATCCAGAGTCAGGGTATTGAGACGAGCGTTGATGTGAATGAAGGGCATGGAGTCTCGGGCAGCTTTGGCTACCAGTATGCGCATGCTGTGGTGACGAAGTTCTCAGCGCAACCGACGCTTGTCGGGAACTGGATTCCTGATGTGGCGCGTGAGATCGCTACGGCTCAGTTGCGATTCCAGAATGTGCGGTTTGGCGAGTTGACGCTGTCGGCGAGGAACAGTGGACGCGCGTTTGACGATAGTGCGAATACGTTTGTTCTGCACTCCTTCTTTCAACTCGATGTGTATGGCGAGCGACGCCTGGGACGCGGATTTACGGCGTTTGTTTCGGGGCAGAATCTGCTGGACCGACGAGCGGATGTGGCTCGAA
Coding sequences:
- a CDS encoding PAS domain-containing sensor histidine kinase, with the translated sequence MRELEFFETHTMFSDSRSEAGGSATYLRALLENSPIAIVVLDAHHRYTMCNPAFERLFQYSPKELATANLDELIAGPEMVDEARRLSQQTLQGRHVHTVTQRRRRDAMMVDVEIYGIPLIVDEELVGVYGLYQDVTDRNKAQTAFRQISDRLENLQQMERRRLARDLHDSTSQELAVLNWNLTRLMNLVGDRDDMLKTLVQETKEIAYQCSTKIRSASYLLHPPLLGEGGLTVAVSWLAEGFEERSGIRVTLVMSADLGRFQDEVEIAIFRIVQESLANVLRHSGSPVVNVLLQRKEEWLELRVTDQGRGHMREVLLQARDSRSGVGISGMRERAEQLGGCLQISHSDEGTTIVASIPTQAGRHA
- a CDS encoding response regulator, encoding MPELNVLIADDHELIRRGVRDLLAMRTHWRVVGEACDGVEAVEKAVRLRPDIAILDFSMPRMNGPDAAAIIAKQVPEMGVIVLTMHDSEDVIRQVLRAGAHGMVLKSDADRNLLSAVEAVAAKRHFFTSRVSEMLLSEYMKATTVPESKRGAHAAPLTPREREVLRLLADGMTSKEVAAKLAISTRTVESHRVNINRKLGFASIADLVRYAIRNGIIDQN
- a CDS encoding alpha-amylase domain-containing protein, whose protein sequence is MAVMMQAFYWDAPKLDNKEHEWWNFIAEKVPDLGKAGFDALWLPPVSKAASNTSMGYDPYDYFDLGDLDQKGGVKTWYGNSEELRSLIKKAHDNGMGLYADMVINHNSGADEEEINPLDGEKRWTKFNPKSGRFPRDWNCFHPSRYEQVMIDGENFAGFPHLCHRNPVVYTELFNYARFLIEELGFDGFRFDFVKGFGAWMIGILSKYRYVKNGAEFQPWVVGEYWSGQEDIDEWIEKVNSYTDNQIAAFDFPLRYQLKKVCDEPSYDLRNLTYGESVLMKRPLHAATFVDNHDMGADMIVNDKLMAYSFILVHEGYPSIFWFDYYNNGLARPLTPNGIDALIQVHHANAGGDSNILHCDPDLYIMQRVGWKDENNDQPGLVYVLNNLGDSWSGTSVKTKWANQRFKPVAWDGHDEAHPDERTTDAEGNAEFPAPPRGYCIYVPIS
- a CDS encoding DMT family transporter; the encoded protein is MNRRQGIGLALFCLIGGSGWLLDNALPPALPIFERTSLHYFVVSLIVVAMLIARRTPVQMQTFAALRLALAGFLLLGLPELLNEVAHATTAETQVALFALVPLFVIVLAASLHRDATGSTRGRALMMPALIGFSGALLVLPFRFPSANAGIFSFSLVFFAVLSTAFGSVRIATLLRECPVLFATAIVCGINALAFGLIALGQGIVVPAAGELLAELLRSVFFDLPLLLLLLWLLRELPPVRLATRFLLIPLLSAIEASAVLRSPVDLRMGAGMLLMATGSTIILFWRGAAEEDRATILGLN
- a CDS encoding dienelactone hydrolase family protein, which codes for MIIINDEFVTLDTPTGPMRTHIVRPAAPGRYPGIIFYSEIFQITAPIRRTAAMLAGHGYIVAMPEIYHEFEPAGTILAYDQAGSDRGNELKFSKEVAAYDADGRAVLDHLASRSDCTGKLGALGICIGGHLAFRAAMNADVIATAAFYATDIYKGSLGKGGDDSLARAADIAGELLMIWGRQDPHIPTEGRMKVLTRLNELNARFSWHEVNGAHAFMRDEGLRYDPELAHSLHSLVFDLFHRKLGEGDQTSKPSAAAGETRH
- a CDS encoding SCO family protein — protein: MISVAATAQLMDANKPLGAAAQGELPQYLKDAGVEQRLNQPLPLATGFADEAGTPVTLGSLLHGRPIALALVYFKCKMLCPQVLHGMEAGLNASGFAAGKDFDVVVASIDPTDTPADARAAKLEFLSGTALAGPEAASGVHFLTGQAASIAALSAATGFHYVRVPGPDGKLDQFAHSSVVMFATPDGRLSEYLSGIDYPARDVRLALVNASGRKIATMKDLVLLYCCNYVPSAGRYTVAVLRILSFAGMLMLVGMLVGFYFLARSSRETDSGAAA
- a CDS encoding YdcF family protein — protein: MRHPVRSLILAALALLILLVAGAIVSYRSIPTGDTSQQRFDTLIVLGSPATPEGKPSPEQRERVLEGIREYRAGIAPTLIMTGGAAHNSFTEAHVMATFARSQGVPNAAIIEEPRAANTIQNIFYSAVIMHQHGWSSAEIISSPSHLPRASLIMQAFDREQPALQFKWHDRAARWPPEYDLAKRLAFYSAEANYCLRLRLFGFPRSKFLPSP